A stretch of DNA from Brachyhypopomus gauderio isolate BG-103 chromosome 7, BGAUD_0.2, whole genome shotgun sequence:
GTTCAGCAGTAGggggaggtgagagagggagggcgtgGCTTGTTCAGCAGTAGGGGGAGGTGTGAGAGGGAGGGCGTGGCTTGTTCAGcagtaggtggaggtgtgagagggAGGGCGTGGCTTGTTCAGCAGTAGggggaggtgagagagggagggtgtggcTTGTTCAGCAGTAGGGGGAGGTGTGAGAGGGAGGGCGTGGCTTGTTCAGCAGTAGggggaggtgagagagggagggcgtgGCTTGTTCAGCAGTAGGGGGAGGTGTGAGAGGGAGGGCGTGGCTTGTTCAGCAGTAGggggaggtgagagagggagggcgtgGCTTGTTCAGCAGTAGGatgaggtgagagagggagggcgtgGCTTGTTCAGCAGTAGggggaggtgagagagggagggcgtgGCTTGTTCAACAGTaggggaggtgagagagggagggcgtgGCTTGTTCAGCAGTAGggggaggtgagagagggagggcgtgGCTTGTTCAGGTGTGAGAGGGAGGGCGTGGCTTGTTCAGGTGTGAGAGGGAGGGCGTGGCTTGTTCAGTGTCTGCTCAACACTCATTAGCACATTAAAAAGCAGAGGCTCTTTCTTGGTGGGCTAGACAGCTGCTAACACCACACTTTGCCTCCTCTCTTCATTTTCATGGTGTTTATTCCCCATGTGCAACACATTTCTGACATATAATCCAGCTCAGACCATTGAATTTGTAGGGTCTAATTACAATGCAAAAGAAAAGTAACACCTGGGACTGCTGAAGTCTTATTCTACCCAAAATCAGGTACAAAGTTTATATACATCAATTTGCATAACATTATTAAAATTTGACAAAAGACACTTGAATATCAAAATGCATGCATGCTACAATTCTAAGATATTACAGATACAGGTTCAGTTTACATTTCTTTTAAATTgtgtataacagaaaaaaagtaATATTACACTATTTACAAAATGTTTAAATCTAGAAAATCCGTATTCATGTTCAATGAATGTTTTTGAAATATAGCGTCCTGCCCTGCAGGAATAGAACAGGTTTAAATTCAAATATTCAAAATAATCTTAGTTGCCATCTCTATCTGATGTTAGAAATATATGTACAGGCAATGGCTAAATGGCAAAAACTGTATAAAGACAGTTACTATAATGACAGTAACTAGAATTACTATGATGACAGTACAGTTACTATGAAAGTACTTTTCAGAAGAATCTTAAAGATGTGCCAAAACCAGAGAATGCCCACAGTGACTTCCTCTGAGGTGCAATAATCAAAACAAGAAAACCCCCAAGTCCAAATCCCCAAATACAACACTCCAGGTTCAAGAGAATTTTCTTCAACTCACTACAATGCCATTCAAACACCAAgtgaggtgtttgtgtgtgtgtgtgtcttctcccTGCCTACATTCTGTCTAAATTAGGTATCTAATACTGTAAGTGTCCTTTAACCTTTTGAAACAACAATGAAGGGAAATGGGGATTAGGAATAACACTAACACTGAAGTGCACCAAATACCCACACAGCACTGTGACTCACCACACAGCACTGCCAGATGTCTCCCAGTCTAGTCTTGAAGACTTGAACCTTGTGCAGTAAACATATGTGTACCAGCTGGTGTTTGGTTAAGACAGCTGTTTGTCCGCTCTCATGCTGAGTTTGTCCCGTATAGGACAGTAGCCTCTCCTTCCATATCGTGCACTGGTGTGAGAGACATGAGCTACAACGTGTTCTAGAACGTGTTCTCGTGGTTCTAGAGTGCTGCTCCTGTGAGTTCTACAGATGCATGTATGATTCAGAGTTTGTAAACCATATACCGTTCCAGTACCATCCACTAATAATGAAAACAGCACAAGAAAAATTAGGCAAATATGTTCATCCCTGTCCGCTCACTGCGCTATAGACAACTAGCTGAGTAAACACGTGTAATATGTCACACAGACTTTGAGCACCAGCAGAAAATTATCTCGGTACAGTTCTACAGTTATAGACTAATCAACAAGAAGGATAAAAACATTACATGCTACCAAATGTATGAGCTGTCACGATGGGCTCAGATAACAGCAAACACTCTGAAAGCCTTGCCTCCGGGGGGGTTCTGCAGGCTGGGATCGAGAGATCGGAtagagagggtgggagaaagagtggggaagagaggagggagagggggatagagagggagagaaagggaaaaaAGATGAATTAAACATAAGAGATGGTTTGCCCTTATCTTACTATTACACGTCCCTCCTAATCTGCTTTACTGGTACATGTCTCACCTAATCTGCTTGACTGGTACACGTCCCTCCTAATCTGGTTTATTGGTACATGACTCTCCTAATCTGCTTTACTGGTTCACGTCTCTCCTAATCTGCTTTACTGGTACATGTCCCTCCTAATCTGCTTTACTGGTACACGTCCCTCCTAATCTGGTTTATTGGTACATGACTCTCCTAATCTGCTTTACTGGTACACGTCTCTCCTAATCTGCTTTACTGGTACATGTCCCTCCTAATCTGCTTTACTGGTACACGTCCCTCCTAATCTGGTTTATTGGTACATGACTCTCCTAATCAGCTTTACTGGTTCACGTCTCTCCTAATCAGCTTTACTGGTACACGTCTCTCCTAATCTGCTTTACTGGTACATGTCCCTCCTAATCAATTTTACTGGTACACGTCCCTCCTAATCTGCTTTACTGATACACGTCCCTCCTAATCTGCTTTACTGGTACATGTCCCTCCTAATCAGCTTTACTGGTACACGTCCCTCCTAATCTGCTTTACTGGTACACGACCCTCCTAATCAGCTTTACTGGTACACGTCCCTCCTAATCTGCTTTACTGGTACACGTCCCTCCTAATCTGCTTTACTGGTACACGTCTCTCCTAATCTGCTTTACTGGTACATGGCTGTGATGTCACAGGCTAAGGAGGAGGGGCTGTCCTGCACCCTTACACTGTTTATGCTAGCATATTAGCAGAGTGGAGGCGGATTTCAGCATACCTCTCAGACAATATGCCGTTCTGGTAGGAGGCGGCGTACTGGTGTCTGCTGGTGGTGGGCATGACATCAATGTAGCCACCCAGTTCGTTTCTGATCACTCCAGCATGAATGGCTGATCTGCACATGCTGGATCTCTGAGGAAAACATCAATCGAATTGGCATTATGCTGCAATATGAATACTGTAATGAgataatgtaataaataaaacacatagGTGTTATGGGAATATGATACTTTAACATGgttttaatatttttgttttctaaCACATTTACAGGAAACTAGGAATATTTACATCTGAATAAGTCCTGGTCCCGATGACTCGGGATATCTGAGCATTTTCCTGCAGGCAGTTTTGGGGACAGTAGATTCTGGAAGGAGACAAGGACAACAAGCCCCATTACTCACATAAAATGTTAAGACCAGAAACTTGAGTCCAGTTAACTTTGCAGAGCATATTGCTCAAAACATCTGTGGTTTTTGTTTTCTCTAACTCTCTAACTCCAGAGGAGAAGTGGACTGACAGTGAGTGTAGTGCATTACATCCGTTACCTGGGACAGTGTCTGAGAGGCGTTTGGTATGGACATAACGTGGCCACTGACATCTCACATGTGACAGCTTTCACTGCAAAACGACATAAACAGAGACATATTAGTGTGACACAAATAGATCCAGCAGTGGTTTGAATAACATGATTGTCACGGTAGGCCGGCCCGGaggccgccagagggcgcccaaacacacaccttcggtcacacgcacacccacaaccacacgcaGCACACCCTCGCAGCCTCGTTCACTCCCACCTTCCCAATCACCAGAGTACTAGCACCTGTCTCTAATCAGCTGGGGTGTATTTATTTCCACAGGTCGcgccgtccagtgctgcgcatttaCCTGGCTACCCCGTCTCGCTCCGTGGGAGAGAAGATTGTTACTCGCCTGTGTGCCTTAGTCCTCGTTGATCGCTTCTATTATACTTTTCTTTTGCTTATCTGTTTCTACTGCCTTGGTGCCTGAGTTCCTAAGTTTCTATGGAGAATAAAACAGGTCACCCtcagcctctgtctcctgctgcttctgtccaaACGTCACAATGATATACATCCAACTATATACATCCAACGATATACATCCAACTATATTCATCCAACTATATACATCAAACAATATACATCCAACTATATTCATCCAACTACATACATCAAACAATATACATCCAGCTATATACATCCAACGATATAGATCAAGCGATATACATCCAGCTATATACATCAAACGATATACATCCAACGATATTCATCAAACGATATACATCAAATGATATACATCAAACGATATACATCCAACATACCAGTCACTTTCGATACTGTGAAGGAGTTGGCACTCTGGAACTTTCTGTGAATTACACATTCATCACATTACAATATGTTGGCTTAAAAAACATGTTTAAAATCTGGTTTCCTGTGTAGCATACCCTACGGACTGAATGCCATGTTTGTTTGATTTGATGAAGAAATCCTTTCTGCCTTGTCTGGTGACATCTAACCAGCCTCCGTCATTGTCAATCACTCCAGAATGGACTCCTGCTCTGCAGATACTGGATTGCTGGAAGGTGAAAGGTTCTCAGTCAGAGACATTTCCCTGTGTTGGTCTTCAGTCCGTTTCAGGGTAAAACGGTGGAGCACTCACCATGTCATAATACATCGTTCCGACCACTTTGGCAGAGCTGTCCAAGCAGCCTGCGGGACACTCATACctgcagagagaaagagctTCAGGACCTGATCTGAAACAGCTGAACTTGAACCTGAACTACGACAGCTACACCACCCTAAACCCTCGCTGAACTACGACAGTTACACCGCCCCAAACCCTCGCTGAACTACGACAGTTACACCGCCCCAAACCCTCGCTGAACTACGACAGTTACACCGCCCCAAACCCTCGCTGAACTACGACAGCTACACCACCTTAAACCCTCACTGAACTATGACAGCTACACCACCTTAAACCCTCGCTGATCTACGACAGCTAAACCGCCCTAAACCCTCGCTGAACTACGAAAGCTAAACAGCCCTAAACCCTCGCTGAACTACGACAGCTAAACAGCCCTAAACCCTCGCTGAACTACGAAAGCTAAACCGCCCTAAACTCTCGCTGAACTACGACAGCTAAACCGTCCTTAACCCTCGCTGAATTACGACAGCTAAACTGCCCTAAACCCTCGCTGAACTACGACAGCTAAACCGCCCTAAACCCTTGCTGAACTATGACAGCTACACCACCCTAAACCCTCGCTGAACTACGACAGTTACACCGCCCCAAACCCTCGCTGAACTACGACAGTTACACCGCCCCAAACCCTCACTGAACTACGACAGCTACAccaccctaaaccctaactgAACTACGACAGCTACACCACCCTAAACCCTCGCTGAACTACGACAGTTACACCGCCCCAAACCCTCGCTGAACTACGACAGCTACAccaccctaaaccctaactgAACTACGACAGCTACACCACCCTAAACCCTTGCTGAACTACGACAGCTAAACCGTCCTAAACCCTCGCTGAATTACAACAGCTAAACAGCCCTAAACCCTCGCTGAACTATGACAGCTACACCACCCTAAACCCTTGAACTACCACAACTACATCACCCTAAACCCTGTCATGTGTTGCACCGATAATGACCCCACCCAGAGCAAAGCATGTTTTCTGTCCGTGTGAATTTTGTGATATATTTGTTCTGATTTGGTTTGCACAAATCTGTAAAATACTCATGTTATACATACCTATTACACGGAGTACGTTTACATTGGTCTCGAAGTTTCGTGTCACATGTCACAAGCTGGGCTGTAAAAAAGCCAGGGATCAAATGAATACACAAGGACTCCAGCCTTCTGTTTACATCACAGGTTTGTTGGTTGCAGACCAGCAAGATTTTGGGACCTGAACAGCACCAATTTTTGTCACAGAGAACATGTCATTCCGTAGAGGAGAACTGTGAACTGTTTTGGCTCCAGGAATCCCCATGATACTCAGTGTGGGAGGGGTGCAACTCCCAGCTCGCTTCTGTCGCTCGACAGAaaaggaagtcatttaaaatgtgccaaCCTTTGACCCAGCCCTCAAGCAAATGCATTCACCAAGGAGATCACcattaaaataaaagcaaatggCTTGTAAACTCTGCACTGCAACAAGCACAAAATACCATCTCCGCCATGTAGCAATGGCCAGGGTTGACAGATCCACGCCTGCTAATCATCAAGGACATTTATTCATTTCCCTATAGCTGTCTCTCTATACTTGACTTGGGGGTGAAGGGGGGGTACTTTTGTACCAAAAGGATTTGGGAGAAATTGCTTCCCAAGAatggtgagggtttgtgagcAGGTTGGCCTCCTGTCGAGCTGAAACGTTACACCAAATCAACACACACTAGAGAAGCAGAGCTTACACATCTGTTCCGTGCTCACGACGGTGCTCGTGCTCAGGTCTGGGCTGGGCTGCCTGGTTGATGCAGGGGCCCATGTGTGGGGACTCCGGCCGTTAGGGGCTTCTGGTTCGATGGAGTTGTTTTCGTCAGTCTCCACATTAGAGCTTTCTCTTGTAGTCCAATCGTCTATAAATCAAACAGGACATGTACAAACCATGTAAATGGTGTTCATAAGTGTACTTTATCATATTTTGTCCTTATTTGGCTATAAATCATAATGGCTATACTGTGTAATGACTATACTCTGTAATGGCTATATTATGTGATGACTATACTGTATAATGGCTAGTCTGTGTAATGGCTATACTGTGTAATGGTTTGCACACTAAAGTAAATTCTTGACTATATGGTTATTTAAACAAAACATCTGTGTTCATTCCACCGATTCAACTTTGAAAATGCAGCGATGTGCAGGACGGGACTTGCTGTAGTCCCATGAATGCAGTGAAATGCAGGAAGTGGTATCATGAATGCAGTGCAGGGGTGGTGTGGTGCAGTGTGTTTGGTGTGCTGTGGTACAGTGAACGCAGAACAGGGCATGCTGTGGTACAGTGAGTGCAGTGCCTGTACCTTTGTAGCAGAGGTTGTTTTTGCAGCCTCCTCCGTAGCTGGGTGGACAGGCAGAGCATGGCGTCCCGTGCTTGTAAGGCGCGTGTCCCCACCAGTTCCCTCTGCAGCAGCCGCACACAGTACACACTCTACGCTTTTGTCTTTCAGCATGATGTCACACTGATCATGGTATAACAAAGAGAACAGACACAGCACTTACTTTGGTGAGTAGTTGCACACCAGGTACACAGCCTTGCTCCAGATCTGTCCCCACACATTCATGTCATAGCAGACGTTGATGGCACAACCAACTCGACTACTGGTGGCCCACACGAGCTGCAGGACAGAGAGAACAGTGGAGTCAGACATCACAGTGGAGTCAGACATCACAGTGGAGTCAGACATCACAGTAGAGTCAGACATCACAGTGGAGTCACACATCACAGTGGAGTCACACATCACAGTAGAGTCAGACATCACATTAGAGTCAGACATCACAGTGGAGTCACACATCACAGTGGAGTCACACATCACACTGGAGTCACACATCACAGTGGAGTCAGACATCACAGTGAAGTCAGACATCACAGTAGAGTCACACATCACAGTGGAGTCAGACATCACAGTGGAGTCACACATCACAGTGGAGTCACACATCACTGTAGAGTCAGACATCACAGTGGAGTCACACATCACAGTAGAGTCAGACATCACAGTAGAGTCAGACATCACAGTGGAGTCAGACATCACACTGGAGTCACACATCACACTAGAGTCAGACATCACAGTGGAGTCAGACATCACAGTGGAGTCAGACATCACTGTAGAGTCAGACATCACAGTAGAGTCACACATCACAGTGGAGTCACACATCACACTAGAGTCAGACATCACAGTGGAGTCAGACATCACAGTAGAGTCAGACATCACAGTGGAGTCACAAATCACTGTGGAGTCACAAATCACAGTGGA
This window harbors:
- the crispld1a gene encoding cysteine-rich secretory protein LCCL domain-containing 1, with protein sequence MSLAVSRATPVWVSALALALFAQSVQPTAPWSSSDLGTLLRAYMRPNGTRASGKQRGKRDITANDKQAILDLHNTLRAQVFPPAANMEHMVWDAELERTAEEWAETCLWEHGPAGLLPHIGQNLGVHWGRYRPPTSHVQAWYDEVRDYSFPYPQECRPHCPFTCSGAQVCTHYTQLVWATSSRVGCAINVCYDMNVWGQIWSKAVYLVCNYSPKGNWWGHAPYKHGTPCSACPPSYGGGCKNNLCYKDDWTTRESSNVETDENNSIEPEAPNGRSPHTWAPASTRQPSPDLSTSTVVSTEQMSQLVTCDTKLRDQCKRTPCNRYECPAGCLDSSAKVVGTMYYDMQSSICRAGVHSGVIDNDGGWLDVTRQGRKDFFIKSNKHGIQSVGKFQSANSFTVSKVTVKAVTCEMSVATLCPYQTPLRHCPRIYCPQNCLQENAQISRVIGTRTYSDRSSMCRSAIHAGVIRNELGGYIDVMPTTSRHQYAASYQNGILSESLQNPPGGKAFRVFAVI